The following proteins are encoded in a genomic region of Oryza brachyantha chromosome 11, ObraRS2, whole genome shotgun sequence:
- the LOC102715152 gene encoding bifunctional epoxide hydrolase 2-like isoform X1 codes for MNVIEIRLIFQFASSVGTHAILESSQCELPALGLIKSMQMLHLPPSIQTPPPAPHPLRSSAFSCSPRARRLIGPPPAFASAEFPGSVPDSAQMPPRRRRRRSVAGIDQDDLLDPDALADPDSSFYEINGVRVHHKVCSHEDSSDQSLDSAITNADQNRIGLPILLLHGFGSSVFSWNHIMRPLARIAGAKVLAFDRPAFGLTSRTIWSADDTKPLNPYSMAFSVMATLAFIDQLGTNKVVFVGHSAGCLVAVDAYLEAPERVAALVLVAPAISVPVFKRKGVKEYGSAEQEWQKKNDSSGSNLPTNSFNRIREGFLELCLRTAGFLMNTISAIGGLIRSLYCKAAVAVLQSSLGVMLVRLIMDKFGILAVRNAWYDPSKVTDHVIQGYTKPLRFRGWEMALLEYTVSMIMDSTSTSKVPISERLSEISCPVLIVSGDTDRLVPRWNTERVARAIPSAEFEVIKNCGHLPQEERPEEFVSVIERFLRKAFGRANEQDQVFQAAV; via the exons ATGAACGTAATAGAGATAAG ATTGATTTTCCAGTTTGCTTCTTCGGTTGGGACCCATGCAATTCTCGAGTCCTCACAATGTGAGCTTCCTGCCCTGGGGTTGATCAAGTCAATGCAGATGCTCCATCTCCCACCCTCCATCCAAACCCCACCCCCAGCTCCACACCCTCTCCGTTCCTCTGCCTTCTCCTGCAGCCCCCGTGCTCGCCGGCTCATTGGTCCTCCCCCAGCCTTTGCCTCTGCCGAGTTCCCCG GTTCAGTTCCAGACAGTGCTCAGATgccaccacggcggcggcgccgccggagtgTGGCTGGCATCGACCAGGATGATCTCCTTGACCCGGACGCCCTTGCCGACCCAGACAGCAGCTTCTACGAGATCAATGGCGTCAGGGTCCACCACAAGGTTTGCAGCCATGAGGATTCCAGCGACCAATCTCTTGACTCTGCCATCACAAATGCTGACCAAAACCGAATTGGTTTGCCAATACTGCTATTGCATGGTTTTGGCTCTTCAGTTTTCTCCTGGAACCACATCATGCGCCCTCTAGCCCGCATTGCTGGTGCCAAAGTTCTTGCCTTTGATCGGCCTGCTTTTGGTCTGACGTCCCGGACCATCTGGTCTGCTGATGACACTAAACCTCTCAACCCCTACTCCATGGCCTTCTCAGTCATGGCCACATTGGCATTCATTGACCAACTTGGTACCAACAAGGTTGTCTTTGTCGG GCACTCAGCTGGTTGCCTTGTAGCAGTGGATGCATACTTAGAGGCGCCAGAAAGGGTAGCTGCACTTGTGCTGGTTGCACCAGCGATTTCCGTGCCAGTTTTCAAGAGGAAAGGTGTGAAGGAGTATGGTTCAGCTGAACAAGAATGGCAGAAGAAGAACGATTCTAGTGGCTCAAATTTGCCTACAAATTCATTCAATAGGATCCGGGAAGGATTCCTTGAGCTATGCTTGCGCACTGCAGGGTTTCTTATGAATACGATTAGCGCAATAGGTGGCCTGATTCGATCTCTGTATTGTAaagctgctgttgctgttctTCAATCATCATTAGGAGTGATGCTg GTAAGATTGATCATGGATAAATTTGGTATATTGGCTGTCCGCAATGCATGGTACGACCCAAGCAAAGTGACTGATCATGTCATTCAAGGTTACACTAAG CCATTAAGATTCAGAGGATGGGAGATGGCTCTTTTGGAGTACACTGTATCCATGATCATGGATTCTACATCCACATCAAAAGTGCCAATCTCAGAGAGGCTTTCTGAGATCTCATGCCCAG TGCTAATCGTGAGTGGAGACACTGATCGCCTTGTTCCTCGTTGGAACACCGAGCGCGTAGCACGTGCGATACCTAGTGCAGAATTTGAGGTGATCAAGAATTGTGGTCACTTGCCCCAGGAGGAACGACCTGAAGAATTCGTGTCTGTTATTGAAAGGTTCCTAAGAAAAGCTTTTGGAAGAGCCAACGAACAAGATCAAGTGTTCCAAGCAGCTGTATGA
- the LOC102702887 gene encoding uncharacterized protein LOC102702887 codes for MDQGVDKNVVENSLVSNCDFPVVKKMEKCVGEEASVQAPLENKEDAKSLGIVCDHENNKSGVAEAITSPKHEAIESSISIKVADENPSYGCQTPCESIFDPFAPGAEEVACAPKKKVIRAPELPSRRQLSFDSGDYPVKRLSYEFDDCEEDDQFLERICKMFIDLIISNQVLETNGKDLVDSSSPGSCETPSLEPLLTGITDACPDAPLRRSLKVVQLSPSICRKLDFDSVSPRCLLAKENK; via the coding sequence ATGGACCAAGGGGTGGATAAAAATGTTGTTGAAAATTCACTAGTTTCAAACTGTGATTTCCCTGTTGTAAAAAAGATGGAGAAGTGTGTGGGTGAAGAAGCTTCTGTCCAAGCTCCCTTGGAAAATAAGGAGGATGCAAAATCCCTTGGCATAGTATGTGATCATGAAAATAACAAGAGTGGTGTTGCTGAGGCCATTACCTCACCAAAGCATGAAGCAATTGAATCTTCTATCTCTATAAAGGTTGCAGATGAAAATCCTTCATATGGATGTCAGACACCTTGTGAAAGCATCTTTGATCCTTTTGCACCAGGAGCAGAGGAGGTAGCTTGTGCACCAAAGAAGAAGGTGATCAGGGCACCAGAGCTTCCTTCAAGAAGGCAGCTAAGTTTTGATTCAGGTGATTACCCTGTTAAAAGGTTGAGTTATGAATTTGATGATTGCGAGGAGGATGATCAGTTTCTTGAACGGATCTGCAAGATGTTTATTGATCTTATTATCTCAAATCAAGTGCTAGAGACAAATGGGAAGGATCTGGTAGATTCTAGTTCACCTGGAAGCTGTGAAACCCCTTCATTAGAACCTCTACTTACAGGCATCACAGATGCTTGCCCAGATGCGCCACTGAGACGATCTCTTAAAGTGGTGCAGCTTAGCCCAAGCATTTGTCGAAAGCTTGACTTTGATTCGGTGAGTCCAAGGTGTTTACTCGCTAAAGAGAATAAGTGA
- the LOC102702605 gene encoding LOW QUALITY PROTEIN: cytochrome P450 714C2-like (The sequence of the model RefSeq protein was modified relative to this genomic sequence to represent the inferred CDS: substituted 1 base at 1 genomic stop codon) — MELFFSSLQWLPVLSPVILCILLFSYLYTILWLRPERLRQKLRSQGVKGPKPSFLFGNIPEMRRIQQLTKSVQEQEAGTSDRVSSNYVATLFPYFLHWSRVYGPIYMYSTGSIQTLSVIDPNIVKELANCKSLDVGKPSFLQKERGALLGLGILTXNGDLWVHQRKAIAPELFMDKVKGMVNLMMKAAVPMLNLWKNDVEDRGGSAEIVVDEFLRNFSADVISRACFGSSFSEGKEIFIKIQQLQTTMAKQNMFIGVPGSRYLPTRSNREIWNLDSSIRTLILNIAKKYEHDSPTTANKGLLHAIIQGSKDGPFTSCTREDFIVDNCKSIYFAGHETTSTTAAWCLMLLASHHEWQSRTRVELLDICQGRPLDFNMLRKLKTLTMVIHETLRLYPPAAFVVREALNDIELGSIDIPKGTNISIPIAMAHRDPSVWGPSADKFDPDRFANGIAGACKPLHMYMPFGVGVRTCAGQNLAIVELKVVLSLLLSKFEFTLSPNYVHCPAFRLTIEPGEGVPLIFREL, encoded by the exons ATGGAATTATTCTTCTCGTCGCTGCAATGGCTACCGGTTCTATCTCCGGTCATCCTCTGTATCCTTCTCTTCTCCTATCTGTACACCATTCTGTGGCTAAGACCAGAGCGGTTGAGGCAGAAACTGAGGAGCCAAGGAGTGAAGGGTCCCAAGCCTTCTTTTCTCTTTGGAAACATACCAGAGATGAGGAGAATCCAGCAACTGACCAAGTCTGTGCAGGAACAGGAAGCAGGGACTAGTGACCGGGTTTCCTCAAATTATGTGGCTACTCTTTTCCCTTACTTCCTCCACTGGAGCAGAGTTTACG GCCCCATCTACATGTATTCCACCGGAAGCATACAAACTTTAAGTGTGATTGATCCAAACATTGTGAAGGAGCTGGCCAACTGCAAGTCTTTGGATGTCGGGAAGCCTAGCTTCTTGCAAAAAGAGCGTGGAGCTCTTCTTGGTTTGGGAATTTTGACGTAAAATGGTGATCTATGGGTACACCAGAGAAAGGCGATCGCACCTGAACTCTTCATGGACAAGGTTAAG GgaatggtgaatttgatgATGAAGGCTGCAGTGCCAATGTTGAACTTGTGGAAAAACGATGTTGAGGACAGGGGAGGCAGTGCAGAGATTGTGGTTGATGAGTTCTTGAGAAACTTTTCAGCTGATGTCATATCAAGGGCTTGTTTTGGAAGCAGCTTTAGTGAAGGCAAGGagattttcataaaaatacagCAACTTCAGACAACAatggcaaaacaaaatatgtttattggTGTTCCTGGAAGTAG GTATTTACCAACAAGGAGCAATAGAGAGATCTGGAATCTGGATAGTAGCATCCGTACCCTCATTTTAAACATAGCAAAGAAATATGAACATGATTCACCAACCACAGCGAACAAGGGTCTCCTGCACGCCATCATTCAGGGTTCTAAGGATGGCCCCTTCACTTCATGCACACGTGAGGATTTCATTGTCGACAACTGCAAAAGCATCTACTTCGCAGGGCATGAGACAACCTCGACCACGGCTGCATGGTGTTTGATGCTTCTAGCTTCACACCATGAATGGCAGTCCCGTACCCGGGTTGAATTGCTTGACATTTGTCAAGGGAGACCACTAGATTTTAACATGCTACGGAAACTGAAAACG CTGACAATGGTGATCCATGAGACGCTCCGCTTGTACCCGCCAGCTGCTTTCGTCGTTCGGGAAGCTCTGAATGACATCGAACTTGGCAGCATCGACATACCAAAAGGGACTAACATCTCGATCCCGATCGCAATGGCTCACCGGGATCCTTCTGTATGGGGTCCTAGTGCCGACAAGTTTGATCCAGACAGGTTTGCCAACGGCATAGCAGGAGCCTGCAAGCCCCTTCATATGTACATGCCCTTCGGCGTTGGGGTCCGGACATGTGCCGGCCAGAATCTAGCCATTGTTGAGCTCAAGGTTGTTCTGTCACTCCTGCTGTCCAAGTTTGAATTCACGCTTTCTCCAAACTATGTGCATTGCCCTGCGTTCAGGCTCACTATCGAGCCTGGGGAAGGTGTCCCATTGATTTTCAGGGAGCTCTGA
- the LOC102715152 gene encoding 2-hydroxy-6-oxononadienedioate/2-hydroxy-6-oxononatrienedioate hydrolase-like isoform X3 yields the protein MQMLHLPPSIQTPPPAPHPLRSSAFSCSPRARRLIGPPPAFASAEFPGSVPDSAQMPPRRRRRRSVAGIDQDDLLDPDALADPDSSFYEINGVRVHHKVCSHEDSSDQSLDSAITNADQNRIGLPILLLHGFGSSVFSWNHIMRPLARIAGAKVLAFDRPAFGLTSRTIWSADDTKPLNPYSMAFSVMATLAFIDQLGTNKVVFVGHSAGCLVAVDAYLEAPERVAALVLVAPAISVPVFKRKGVKEYGSAEQEWQKKNDSSGSNLPTNSFNRIREGFLELCLRTAGFLMNTISAIGGLIRSLYCKAAVAVLQSSLGVMLVRLIMDKFGILAVRNAWYDPSKVTDHVIQGYTKPLRFRGWEMALLEYTVSMIMDSTSTSKVPISERLSEISCPVLIVSGDTDRLVPRWNTERVARAIPSAEFEVIKNCGHLPQEERPEEFVSVIERFLRKAFGRANEQDQVFQAAV from the exons ATGCAGATGCTCCATCTCCCACCCTCCATCCAAACCCCACCCCCAGCTCCACACCCTCTCCGTTCCTCTGCCTTCTCCTGCAGCCCCCGTGCTCGCCGGCTCATTGGTCCTCCCCCAGCCTTTGCCTCTGCCGAGTTCCCCG GTTCAGTTCCAGACAGTGCTCAGATgccaccacggcggcggcgccgccggagtgTGGCTGGCATCGACCAGGATGATCTCCTTGACCCGGACGCCCTTGCCGACCCAGACAGCAGCTTCTACGAGATCAATGGCGTCAGGGTCCACCACAAGGTTTGCAGCCATGAGGATTCCAGCGACCAATCTCTTGACTCTGCCATCACAAATGCTGACCAAAACCGAATTGGTTTGCCAATACTGCTATTGCATGGTTTTGGCTCTTCAGTTTTCTCCTGGAACCACATCATGCGCCCTCTAGCCCGCATTGCTGGTGCCAAAGTTCTTGCCTTTGATCGGCCTGCTTTTGGTCTGACGTCCCGGACCATCTGGTCTGCTGATGACACTAAACCTCTCAACCCCTACTCCATGGCCTTCTCAGTCATGGCCACATTGGCATTCATTGACCAACTTGGTACCAACAAGGTTGTCTTTGTCGG GCACTCAGCTGGTTGCCTTGTAGCAGTGGATGCATACTTAGAGGCGCCAGAAAGGGTAGCTGCACTTGTGCTGGTTGCACCAGCGATTTCCGTGCCAGTTTTCAAGAGGAAAGGTGTGAAGGAGTATGGTTCAGCTGAACAAGAATGGCAGAAGAAGAACGATTCTAGTGGCTCAAATTTGCCTACAAATTCATTCAATAGGATCCGGGAAGGATTCCTTGAGCTATGCTTGCGCACTGCAGGGTTTCTTATGAATACGATTAGCGCAATAGGTGGCCTGATTCGATCTCTGTATTGTAaagctgctgttgctgttctTCAATCATCATTAGGAGTGATGCTg GTAAGATTGATCATGGATAAATTTGGTATATTGGCTGTCCGCAATGCATGGTACGACCCAAGCAAAGTGACTGATCATGTCATTCAAGGTTACACTAAG CCATTAAGATTCAGAGGATGGGAGATGGCTCTTTTGGAGTACACTGTATCCATGATCATGGATTCTACATCCACATCAAAAGTGCCAATCTCAGAGAGGCTTTCTGAGATCTCATGCCCAG TGCTAATCGTGAGTGGAGACACTGATCGCCTTGTTCCTCGTTGGAACACCGAGCGCGTAGCACGTGCGATACCTAGTGCAGAATTTGAGGTGATCAAGAATTGTGGTCACTTGCCCCAGGAGGAACGACCTGAAGAATTCGTGTCTGTTATTGAAAGGTTCCTAAGAAAAGCTTTTGGAAGAGCCAACGAACAAGATCAAGTGTTCCAAGCAGCTGTATGA
- the LOC102715429 gene encoding cytochrome P450 714C3-like, with amino-acid sequence MEKLFALIGVLVILVSFALFYLCNILWPRAVKIRKMLRKQGIRGPKPTLLYGNTREMKRIQQELKVSHKQGTNNYISTLFPHLFLWRETYGPVFLYSTGAMEILQVSHPDMVKDLGRWTPSELGKPTYLKKSRKALFGGGLFTVNGDEWAYQRKIIAPEFFVEKIKGMIQLIEDATGPVLEAWECMIDDSGGCREIVVDDYLRNLSADVIARACFGSSFTKGEEIFCKLRQLQKAIAQQDAFVGLSALWKYLPTKSNQEIRTLDEQVRLLILEVAKEHRHHQDPHNGLLSAIIDGAQDGRSAAEAEDFIVGNCKTIYFGGHESTAVTAIWCLMLLATHPEWQERARAEAMEVCRGRTPLDGDALRRLKIVTMVIQETLQLYPPASMMMREALTDDVRLGDVDVPRGTIVQVPRLMLHLDKDAWGADADEFRPERFANGVAAAACRAAHMYVPFGHGPRTCIGQNLAMVELKVVLARLLSKFAFSPSPTYRHLFIQLGLDGRFISALSTQTARLDFSTYKCVDSNQRKCTTPLFI; translated from the exons ATGGAGAAACTGTTTGCACTCATTGGTGTTCTTGTCATACTTGTTAGCTTTGCTCTGTTCTACTTGTGCAACATCCTATGGCCGAGAGCTGTGAAGATAAGGAAGATGTTGAGGAAGCAAGGCATAAGGGGTCCCAAGCCTACTTTGCTCTATGGCAACACCAGGGAGATGAAAAGAATCCAACAAGAGCTCAAGGTTTCGCACAAGCAAGGCACCAACAACTACATCTCCACCCTCTTCCCACATCTCTTTCTCTGGAGGGAAACTTATG GTCCAGTGTTCCTGTACTCAACAGGAGCTATGGAGATACTACAAGTTTCTCACCCAGATATGGTAAAGGACCTAGGCCGTTGGACACCATCAGAGCTTGGTAAGCCTACTTATCTGAAGAAATCCCGCAAGGCCCTCTTTGGAGGAGGTTTATTTACAGTGAATGGCGATGAGTGGGCCTATCAGAGGAAAATCATTGCACCAGAGTTCTTTGTGGAGAAGATTAAG GGTATGATACAGCTGATTGAGGATGCAACTGGTCCAGTGTTAGAAGCATGGGAATGCATGATCGACGATTCAGGAGGATGTAGGGAAATAGTTGTTGATGATTACTTGCGGAACTTGTCAGCAGATGTAATTGCCAGGGCCTGCTTTGGAAGTAGCTTCACAAAAGGAGAAGAGATATTTTGCAAGCTTAGGCAGCTCCAAAAAGCAATTGCTCAACAAGATGCGTTTGTTGGCTTGTCTGCACTGTG GAAATACCTGCCAACGAAGAGCAACCAAGAAATACGGACGCTGGATGAACAAGTCCGGTTACTGATCCTGGAAGTCGCAAAGGAACACCGCCATCACCAAGATCCACACAACGGCCTTCTGAGCGCTATCATCGATGGCGCGCAGGATGGTCGCAGCGCTGCAGAGGCCGAGGACTTCATCGTCGGAAACTGCAAGACCATCTACTTCGGGGGGCACGAGAGCACGGCGGTCACCGCCATCTGGTGCCTGATGCTACTCGCCACGCACCCTGAATGGCAGGAACGCGCCCGGGCTGAGGCAATGGAGGTTTGCCGGGGAAGAACACCCTTGGACGGCGACGCCCTTCGCCGGCTAAAGATC GTGACGATGGTGATCCAGGAGACGCTCCAGCTGTACCCTCCGGCGTCAATGATGATGCGTGAGGCCCTGACAGACGACGTGAGGCTCGGCGATGTCGACGTGCCTCGTGGCACCATCGTTCAGGTGCCTAGGCTGATGTTGCACCTGGACAAGGACGCCTggggcgccgacgccgacgagttTCGGCCGGAGCGATTCGCgaacggcgtggcggcggcggcgtgcagaGCGGCGCACATGTACGTGCCGTTCGGGCACGGGCCGAGGACATGCATCGGGCAGAACCTGGCGATGGTGGAGCTGAAGGTGGTGCTGGCCAGGCTGCTGAGCAAGTTCGccttctcgccgtcgccgacgtacCGCCACTTGTTTATACAGCTGGGCCTGGACGGTCGATTCATCTCAGCTCTCAGCACACAGACAGCAAGACTTGATTTCAGCACTTATAAGTGCGTTGATTCTAACCAAAGGAAATGTACTACCCctctatttatatga
- the LOC102715152 gene encoding bifunctional epoxide hydrolase 2-like isoform X2, giving the protein MQYASTFLFDKHFAFSLKVLLLSNMNKFAVCGCRLIFQFASSVGTHAILESSQCELPALGLIKSMQMLHLPPSIQTPPPAPHPLRSSAFSCSPRARRLIGPPPAFASAEFPGSVPDSAQMPPRRRRRRSVAGIDQDDLLDPDALADPDSSFYEINGVRVHHKVCSHEDSSDQSLDSAITNADQNRIGLPILLLHGFGSSVFSWNHIMRPLARIAGAKVLAFDRPAFGLTSRTIWSADDTKPLNPYSMAFSVMATLAFIDQLGTNKVVFVGHSAGCLVAVDAYLEAPERVAALVLVAPAISVPVFKRKGVKEYGSAEQEWQKKNDSSGSNLPTNSFNRIREGFLELCLRTAGFLMNTISAIGGLIRSLYCKAAVAVLQSSLGVMLVRLIMDKFGILAVRNAWYDPSKVTDHVIQGYTKPLRFRGWEMALLEYTVSMIMDSTSTSKVPISERLSEISCPVLIVSGDTDRLVPRWNTERVARAIPSAEFEVIKNCGHLPQEERPEEFVSVIERFLRKAFGRANEQDQVFQAAV; this is encoded by the exons ATGCAATATGCTAGCACCTTTTTGTTTGATAAGCATTTCGCATTTTCGCTCAAGGTTTTGTTGTTATCCAACATGAACAAATTTGCAGTGTGTGGATGCAGATTGATTTTCCAGTTTGCTTCTTCGGTTGGGACCCATGCAATTCTCGAGTCCTCACAATGTGAGCTTCCTGCCCTGGGGTTGATCAAGTCAATGCAGATGCTCCATCTCCCACCCTCCATCCAAACCCCACCCCCAGCTCCACACCCTCTCCGTTCCTCTGCCTTCTCCTGCAGCCCCCGTGCTCGCCGGCTCATTGGTCCTCCCCCAGCCTTTGCCTCTGCCGAGTTCCCCG GTTCAGTTCCAGACAGTGCTCAGATgccaccacggcggcggcgccgccggagtgTGGCTGGCATCGACCAGGATGATCTCCTTGACCCGGACGCCCTTGCCGACCCAGACAGCAGCTTCTACGAGATCAATGGCGTCAGGGTCCACCACAAGGTTTGCAGCCATGAGGATTCCAGCGACCAATCTCTTGACTCTGCCATCACAAATGCTGACCAAAACCGAATTGGTTTGCCAATACTGCTATTGCATGGTTTTGGCTCTTCAGTTTTCTCCTGGAACCACATCATGCGCCCTCTAGCCCGCATTGCTGGTGCCAAAGTTCTTGCCTTTGATCGGCCTGCTTTTGGTCTGACGTCCCGGACCATCTGGTCTGCTGATGACACTAAACCTCTCAACCCCTACTCCATGGCCTTCTCAGTCATGGCCACATTGGCATTCATTGACCAACTTGGTACCAACAAGGTTGTCTTTGTCGG GCACTCAGCTGGTTGCCTTGTAGCAGTGGATGCATACTTAGAGGCGCCAGAAAGGGTAGCTGCACTTGTGCTGGTTGCACCAGCGATTTCCGTGCCAGTTTTCAAGAGGAAAGGTGTGAAGGAGTATGGTTCAGCTGAACAAGAATGGCAGAAGAAGAACGATTCTAGTGGCTCAAATTTGCCTACAAATTCATTCAATAGGATCCGGGAAGGATTCCTTGAGCTATGCTTGCGCACTGCAGGGTTTCTTATGAATACGATTAGCGCAATAGGTGGCCTGATTCGATCTCTGTATTGTAaagctgctgttgctgttctTCAATCATCATTAGGAGTGATGCTg GTAAGATTGATCATGGATAAATTTGGTATATTGGCTGTCCGCAATGCATGGTACGACCCAAGCAAAGTGACTGATCATGTCATTCAAGGTTACACTAAG CCATTAAGATTCAGAGGATGGGAGATGGCTCTTTTGGAGTACACTGTATCCATGATCATGGATTCTACATCCACATCAAAAGTGCCAATCTCAGAGAGGCTTTCTGAGATCTCATGCCCAG TGCTAATCGTGAGTGGAGACACTGATCGCCTTGTTCCTCGTTGGAACACCGAGCGCGTAGCACGTGCGATACCTAGTGCAGAATTTGAGGTGATCAAGAATTGTGGTCACTTGCCCCAGGAGGAACGACCTGAAGAATTCGTGTCTGTTATTGAAAGGTTCCTAAGAAAAGCTTTTGGAAGAGCCAACGAACAAGATCAAGTGTTCCAAGCAGCTGTATGA